Within the Verrucomicrobiia bacterium genome, the region CAAGGCATCGCCCACGGCAACACACCGGAAGCCAAGTCTCTCGCCGAAGAACTCTCGCAAATGATGAAACAAGCCCGGCAAGAAGTCTTCACCGGCGGCAACCCTGATTCCATCGATATGAAGCTGCTGACCAAAGGCGAGTTCATCGTCTTCTGCCAGCTGAACCAGGATTCTTGCATCTTCCTCATCCACGTGCCGGAGATGAAACGCTATGAGACAGAAGCCAGAAAAGAACTCGTCAATATCGCCTACGTCTCGGCTGCCAGCATCATGGATAAAGCAGGCAAGCGGGACGTACGGAAACTCGGCGTCGCCACCCGTGGCAGCATTTTGTTCGATAGCGCCATTTTAGGTGACTATGAACACAAAAGCGGCAACCCCTTCAAAGGCATGAACAAAGTGGCGGAAGTCGGGGTGATGATACCCAGCTTCAACCCCTATTTTGCACCAACCACCAATCAACCTGCGAAACTGTCGCCACCTTGATAAAGTCCTATTTTAGAGACCTATCAATCCCATTACCCCTCTCTGAACATTCAAAAGTTGAGCATTGGAAGTTTACCCCGCTTTGAGGTTCCCCCGAAGTAGTGGACAGAGGGGGGCAAGTGATAGGAGAAAGAGTAGGGCAAGATGAGCACGCTCACAGCCTCGCCCTACCGTGGCTTTAGGTTCTCTTCAATCACCTTCGCCACCTGTTTGCCTAGCGCCTCGTAACCTTTGGCGTTGAAATGCACGTCATTCGGATTCTGCAATGTAGGGAGCTGGGGCGTGATGAACGTGAACAGGTCATCTATTACCATGCCGTGCTTCTTCGCCAGCTTGGCTGCGATCTCATTCCGTTCCACGATGGATGCAGCGGTTTGTTTTTTGGCGGCATCATCCGGGATGGGTGTGGAACTGGCCCAGACGAGTTTGGCTCCGGTTTTCGCCAAACGTGTGATGATTTCCTCTAAACGCTTTTCATAATCCGCCAATGGCGTGGCACGATCATGGATGCCGAAGTTGAAGTGGATGACATCCCATTTGCCGTTGCCTAGCCACACATCGAGCTTCTTCAAGCCGTTGGCGGTGGGGCCGCAATTCTCCGGGGCACGATGCACGTTAGCCTTGCCGATCAACGCCGCACGCGTGGCCATGGTATAGCCGCGTGAAACGGAATCACCGATCAAGAGTACGCGTGGCAACTTGGGATCATCCTTCACGTAATCCCATGCATTCGCGATGCCGTTTACCTTTTCCTTTTGGTGAATGGGGAAATAGAACGAGCCGAGATTTTGCTGTAAGACGGTTTCCCACGCCTGATGTTCAGGCGGCAAAGTGGCT harbors:
- a CDS encoding SGNH/GDSL hydrolase family protein, which gives rise to MDLAATRRVALRKPCTLVAVATACFITSFSLSAADATKSAEPTNAAEAAAKKAAADKALNETYQKWKATLPPEHQAWETVLQQNLGSFYFPIHQKEKVNGIANAWDYVKDDPKLPRVLLIGDSVSRGYTMATRAALIGKANVHRAPENCGPTANGLKKLDVWLGNGKWDVIHFNFGIHDRATPLADYEKRLEEIITRLAKTGAKLVWASSTPIPDDAAKKQTAASIVERNEIAAKLAKKHGMVIDDLFTFITPQLPTLQNPNDVHFNAKGYEALGKQVAKVIEENLKPR